One Cyclopterus lumpus isolate fCycLum1 chromosome 7, fCycLum1.pri, whole genome shotgun sequence DNA window includes the following coding sequences:
- the tnni1a gene encoding troponin I, slow skeletal muscle, whose amino-acid sequence MPEHVQERKPKISASRKLMLKSMMVAKAKEELEQEAVVKEEEKQNYLSERAPPLRTSGLSLAQLQDLCTELHVKIDVVDEERYDIEAKVMLNTREIKDLNIKVLDLRGKFKRPSLRRVRVSADAILRSLLGSKHKVSMDLRANLKSVKKEDTEKKRPVEDSDWRKNVEAMSGMEGRKKMFDAAKGPAQ is encoded by the exons ATGCCTGAACATGT gCAAGAG AGGAAGCCAAAGATCTCAGCTTCAAGGAAGCTGATGCTCAAG AGTATGATGGTGGCAAAAGCCAAAGAAGAATTGGAGCAGGAGGCTGtagtgaaagaggaggagaaacagaacTACCTGTCAGAGAGAGCTCCTCCGCTCAGAACCAGCGGCCTGAGCCTTGCACAGCTACAG GACCTCTGCACAGAGCTCCATGTCAAGATAGATGTGGTGGATGAGGAGCGGTACGACATTGAAGCTAAAGTCATGCTCAACACACGTGAG ATTAAAGACCTAAACATTAAAGTGTTAGACCTAAGGGGGAAATTCAAGAGACCTAGTCTTCGCCGTGTTCGTGTGTCTGCTGACGCCATCCTCCGCTCGCTGCTGGGCTCCAAGCACAAAGTATCCATGGACCTCCGGGCCAACCTCAAGTCTGTCAAGAAAGAGGACACTGAGAAG AAGAGGCCAGTCGAGGACAGTGATTGGAGGAAGAATGTGGAGGCCATGtcagggatggagggaaggaagaagaTGTTTGATGCTGCTAAGGGTCCCGCCCAGTGA
- the phlda3 gene encoding pleckstrin homology-like domain family A member 3 has translation MSFPAKVMRDGQLEKRSSGLLQLWKKKRCVLTEEGLRLHDCKGGGDAPSSAWSSKAKELRFERMATVDCVEYKRGLVYFTVVMATGKEIDFRCPQDGTAWNAEIALALVRYKNLQAVQTGRNRHLSTAHLGSTGEDEEL, from the coding sequence ATGTCTTTCCCGGCCAAAGTGATGAGAGACGGGCAGCTGGAGAAGCGCAGCAGCGGGCTCCTCCAGCTGTGGAAGAAGAAGCGCTGCGTGCTTACCGAGGAAGGGCTGCGCCTGCATGACTGCAAAGGCGGCGGTGATGCTCCGAGCTCGGCGTGGAGCTCCAAAGCCAAGGAGCTCCGTTTCGAGCGCATGGCCACTGTGGATTGCGTGGAGTACAAACGAGGGCTGGTGTATTTTACCGTGGTCATGGCTACGGGTAAGGAAATTGACTTTCGGTGTCCGCAGGACGGCACGGCGTGGAACGCGGAGATTGCGTTGGCACTGGTGCGCTATAAGAACCTGCAGGCCGTGCAGACGGGACGGAACAGGCACCTGTCCACAGCACACCTGGGCAGCactggggaggatgaggagctcTGA